In a single window of the Longimicrobiaceae bacterium genome:
- a CDS encoding TOPRIM nucleotidyl transferase/hydrolase domain-containing protein, which translates to MFISTHSGDVLRGMLDAGGGSLRIIRLHRVDEINVARELSPIELQEFWSDPLLRYSNILDGIFHEKVILCESDSDNRFYAAVLDAVIEGKGKNAVRPDIMFTHCGGKARLPTAIAALRRLAVPVIAVADFDVLSEVHPLSAIITALGGDWAALQADWRQVKNSIDAKRPELATADVRREIEPILAGAAEPVFPENARRAVLAVLARSSPWSLAKQTGKAFVPNGNPSQAVERLMKGLRAIGLFVVDVGELEQFVKTVPGHGPKWVNELLTTKDLADGELQPAREFVTAMADWKRQGSGGHH; encoded by the coding sequence ATGTTCATCTCCACGCATAGCGGGGACGTTCTCCGCGGTATGCTTGACGCGGGTGGAGGAAGCTTAAGAATCATCCGACTCCACAGAGTTGATGAGATCAACGTAGCTCGTGAACTCAGTCCGATCGAGCTGCAAGAATTTTGGAGTGACCCTCTACTCAGGTACTCCAATATACTTGACGGCATTTTCCACGAGAAGGTAATCCTGTGCGAGAGCGATTCGGACAACCGCTTCTATGCCGCCGTGCTCGATGCAGTCATTGAGGGGAAGGGGAAGAATGCTGTGCGCCCAGACATCATGTTCACGCATTGCGGCGGCAAGGCACGGCTGCCTACCGCTATCGCGGCGCTCCGCCGGCTTGCCGTGCCCGTGATCGCTGTTGCAGACTTCGACGTGCTCAGCGAAGTCCACCCTCTGTCAGCCATTATCACCGCTCTCGGCGGGGACTGGGCGGCCTTACAGGCGGATTGGCGGCAGGTGAAGAACTCGATCGATGCTAAGAGACCTGAGCTGGCTACCGCCGATGTGCGGCGAGAAATCGAACCGATTCTCGCCGGAGCGGCCGAGCCCGTCTTCCCGGAAAATGCGCGGCGCGCTGTCCTTGCGGTGCTCGCTCGATCCTCGCCGTGGTCTCTGGCGAAGCAGACAGGGAAGGCCTTCGTGCCAAATGGGAACCCGTCGCAGGCTGTGGAGAGGCTCATGAAGGGGCTTCGCGCAATCGGACTGTTCGTTGTGGATGTCGGTGAGCTCGAGCAGTTTGTGAAGACTGTTCCAGGCCACGGTCCAAAGTGGGTAAACGAGTTGCTAACGACTAAGGATCTGGCGGACGGCGAGCTTCAGCCTGCTCGAGAATTTGTTACAGCTATGGCTGACTGGAAGCGGCAGGGATCCGGCGGTCATCACTGA